The proteins below come from a single Bubalus kerabau isolate K-KA32 ecotype Philippines breed swamp buffalo chromosome 19, PCC_UOA_SB_1v2, whole genome shotgun sequence genomic window:
- the LOC129634064 gene encoding 60S ribosomal protein L10-like yields MTGLLFSQSRLQTGMRGAFGKPQGTVARVHIGQVIMSIRTKLQNKEHVIEALRRAKFKFPGRQKIHISKKWGFTKFNVDEFENMVAEKRLIPDGCGVKYIPNCGPLDTWRALHS; encoded by the coding sequence ATGACTGGCCTGCTGTTTTCCCAATCTAGACTCCAGACAGGTATGCGCGGTGCCTTTGGAAAGCCCCAGGGCACAGTGGCCAGGGTCCACATTGGCCAGGTCATAATGTCCATCCGCACCAAGCTGCAGAACAAGGAACATGTGATTGAAGCCCTCCGCCGGGCCAAGTTCAAGTTCCCTGGCCGCCAGAAGATCCACATCTCTAAGAAGTGGGGATTTACCAAGTTCAACGTGGATGAATTTGAGAACATGGTGGCAGAAAAGCGACTCATCCCAGACGGCTGTGGGGTCAAATACATCCCTAATTGTGGTCCCCTGGACACATGGCGGGCCCTGCACTCATGA